A region of Moorena producens PAL-8-15-08-1 DNA encodes the following proteins:
- a CDS encoding YgfZ/GcvT domain-containing protein, which translates to MTNDQLSINNQKLLDVQRLAGATFESVASRMIPVSFGNDGAGIEAARQGVALVDCCHWGLIKVSGDDRLRYLHNQSTNDFQTRQPGQGCETVFVTSTARTIDIATAYILADAVLLLVSPNCRQQIMEWLDRYIFPMDRVELQDVSAHHAVFSLIGPVSNALLTGLGVEISGEDASHQQLMLGDNQVRIAVGSGLAMPGYTLICPADNAAQVWQTLTTAGAIPIGDRVWEQLRIQQGRPAPGHELTEDYNPLEAGLWQTISFSKGCYIGQETIARLNTYKGVKQRLWGIRLSAPTDLGSAITVDGEKVGKLTSLTETDQGVFGLAYIRTKAGGAGLKVLLGDIEGEIVAVPGLSHNYYEPSAE; encoded by the coding sequence ATGACAAATGACCAACTATCAATCAATAATCAAAAATTGCTAGATGTCCAGCGCCTGGCTGGGGCAACGTTTGAGTCGGTGGCTTCACGCATGATTCCAGTAAGCTTTGGCAATGATGGAGCAGGAATTGAAGCAGCCCGTCAGGGAGTTGCCTTAGTTGATTGTTGCCATTGGGGGTTGATAAAAGTATCTGGTGATGACCGACTACGCTATCTACACAATCAAAGCACCAATGACTTCCAAACACGACAGCCAGGCCAAGGCTGTGAGACGGTTTTTGTTACATCTACAGCTCGTACCATCGACATAGCTACTGCCTATATCTTAGCAGATGCGGTGCTATTGCTAGTTTCTCCAAATTGCCGCCAGCAGATCATGGAGTGGCTGGATCGTTATATCTTTCCCATGGATAGAGTGGAATTGCAGGATGTATCGGCTCACCATGCTGTTTTCTCCTTGATTGGACCGGTTAGTAATGCCCTCTTAACAGGCTTGGGTGTGGAAATATCAGGAGAAGATGCTAGTCACCAGCAACTGATGCTCGGGGATAATCAAGTCCGCATCGCTGTAGGGAGTGGCTTAGCAATGCCTGGATATACTCTAATTTGCCCTGCCGATAATGCTGCCCAGGTTTGGCAGACCTTAACCACAGCAGGAGCAATCCCCATAGGCGATCGCGTTTGGGAACAGTTGCGTATCCAACAGGGACGCCCTGCGCCTGGTCATGAACTGACAGAGGATTACAATCCTCTCGAAGCAGGTTTGTGGCAAACCATTTCCTTTAGCAAAGGCTGTTACATTGGTCAGGAAACCATTGCGCGCTTGAATACCTACAAAGGAGTTAAGCAACGACTATGGGGTATCCGCTTAAGTGCTCCTACTGACCTAGGGAGCGCCATTACTGTGGATGGGGAAAAAGTGGGCAAGCTCACCAGTTTGACGGAAACTGACCAGGGAGTCTTTGGTTTAGCTTATATCCGCACTAAGGCTGGTGGTGCAGGGTTAAAGGTTCTCTTAGGGGACATCGAAGGGGAAATTGTCGCTGTACCTGGTTTGAGCCATAACTATTACGAGCCCAGTGCTGAGTAA
- a CDS encoding ISAs1 family transposase, translated as MNSLIQALKKVKDFRKIQGQRHPLWRVLLIIILGLMQGYTGYRALGDFARFNQDLLLTTLNIVPERVPSSSTIRRVMLGVYCSTLLDIFNQWASQFAFDKCLRDWIAIDGKTLRSTVNNYHNSYQNFVVIVSLFSQKSGVVLNLTNFENKKSSEIHQVQGAIRTCPLENQVFTLDALHCQKETTQAIIDSNNHYTIAVKKNQKTLYNSLEYVSNHQTPITVNCTIEKSHGREIERTTYVFEPPAYFCLDWWHVKSFIKVVRQGKRGNANYNNIAYYISSLSETAKVFADKIKGHWAIENKLHWIKDVILQEDHCSFNDTQATTNFSILNTVALNLFRILGFDSITEAQRWLRNKWSRLWVLLE; from the coding sequence ATGAATAGCCTAATTCAAGCTCTCAAAAAAGTCAAGGACTTTCGTAAAATTCAAGGACAGCGGCATCCTTTATGGAGGGTTTTATTAATTATCATTCTCGGACTCATGCAAGGATATACTGGGTATAGAGCTTTAGGAGATTTTGCTAGATTTAATCAAGACTTATTATTGACTACCTTAAATATTGTCCCGGAGAGAGTTCCTTCTTCTTCAACCATTCGACGAGTGATGCTAGGAGTATATTGTTCAACTTTATTGGATATTTTTAATCAGTGGGCAAGTCAGTTTGCTTTTGATAAATGTTTAAGAGATTGGATAGCTATTGATGGAAAAACTTTAAGAAGTACTGTTAATAATTATCACAATAGTTATCAAAATTTTGTGGTAATCGTTTCTTTGTTTAGTCAGAAGTCAGGGGTAGTTTTAAATTTAACCAATTTTGAAAATAAGAAAAGTTCAGAAATTCACCAAGTCCAAGGAGCTATAAGAACTTGCCCCCTTGAGAATCAAGTATTTACTCTCGATGCTCTCCACTGCCAAAAAGAAACTACTCAAGCTATTATTGACTCAAATAATCATTATACTATTGCCGTCAAAAAAAATCAAAAAACACTCTATAACTCTCTAGAATATGTTAGTAATCATCAAACACCAATTACAGTTAATTGCACTATTGAAAAGAGTCATGGCCGAGAAATTGAGCGCACTACTTACGTGTTTGAGCCTCCGGCTTATTTTTGCTTAGATTGGTGGCATGTCAAGAGTTTTATAAAAGTAGTTAGACAAGGAAAAAGAGGAAATGCCAATTATAATAATATTGCTTATTATATCAGTAGCTTGTCAGAAACGGCTAAAGTATTTGCTGATAAAATTAAAGGACACTGGGCAATCGAAAATAAATTGCATTGGATTAAAGATGTGATTTTACAGGAAGATCATTGTTCTTTTAATGACACTCAAGCTACTACTAACTTTTCTATTCTCAACACAGTAGCTCTAAATCTTTTCCGAATTTTGGGCTTCGACTCAATTACCGAAGCCCAAAGATGGCTTCGTAACAAGTGGTCTAGGCTTTGGGTTTTGTTAGAATGA
- a CDS encoding IS701 family transposase, protein MDVELQILKHSARDAQPTVSVIDQYCEAYKDLFSEVRSYECFKYLHLGIISPIKRKSLPEIAKVVGIKSAQSLHHFLANSPWSATELKSRRLSRMLKALNSEKITVIIDETGDRKKGKKTDYVARQYLGSIGKVDNGIVSVNAYGVYQNITFPLVGKIFKPRGTLKWEDKYKTKIELASEILEELVEEGLNIERVLADSLYGESSQFIRTLEKTKLSYVVAIRSNHGVWMPSEQRVRANKWCKFTRTFSNQKSETRYIREIVYGKKRAITYWEITTDPKTMPENGTSFVMTNLKGNLKKILGDLYGLRTWVEYAFRQCKQELGWTDYRFTKFKDIEKWWEIIFCVYTMISLNSPAFLSLNKSTEVANKVKDADDIQVSNHQQWNHKGGWKNVLNNFRLLIQPIMMLWIIFPWLDILPNSKLLLGLNQLISEINQYQFFFNSG, encoded by the coding sequence ATGGATGTAGAGTTACAGATTCTCAAACATAGTGCCAGAGATGCACAACCAACAGTTTCGGTTATTGATCAATATTGTGAGGCTTATAAAGACCTGTTTTCAGAAGTAAGAAGTTATGAATGTTTCAAATATTTACATTTAGGAATAATCTCACCGATAAAGAGAAAGTCGCTACCAGAAATAGCTAAGGTAGTAGGCATAAAATCTGCTCAGTCACTCCATCATTTTTTAGCCAATTCTCCTTGGTCAGCGACTGAATTAAAATCCCGAAGATTAAGTCGGATGCTCAAAGCATTAAACTCGGAAAAAATCACGGTAATAATTGATGAAACCGGGGATAGAAAGAAAGGGAAAAAAACGGACTATGTAGCAAGGCAATATCTAGGAAGTATCGGAAAAGTAGATAATGGAATAGTGTCAGTTAATGCTTACGGGGTGTATCAAAATATAACATTTCCATTGGTAGGCAAAATCTTCAAACCAAGAGGAACATTAAAATGGGAAGATAAGTACAAAACTAAAATAGAGTTAGCCTCAGAAATCCTAGAAGAATTAGTAGAAGAAGGATTAAATATAGAACGAGTATTAGCGGATAGTCTGTATGGTGAAAGTAGCCAGTTTATTAGAACATTAGAGAAAACTAAATTGTCTTATGTAGTAGCAATTAGGAGTAATCATGGAGTCTGGATGCCAAGTGAACAGAGGGTTAGAGCGAATAAGTGGTGTAAATTTACCAGAACATTTAGTAATCAAAAATCCGAAACTAGATACATTAGAGAAATAGTATATGGAAAAAAGAGAGCCATAACTTACTGGGAAATAACCACAGACCCAAAAACTATGCCAGAGAATGGAACATCTTTTGTGATGACTAATTTGAAAGGTAATCTCAAGAAAATCTTGGGAGATTTGTATGGATTAAGAACATGGGTAGAGTATGCTTTTCGTCAGTGTAAACAAGAATTAGGATGGACAGATTACCGTTTTACTAAGTTTAAGGATATCGAAAAATGGTGGGAAATAATTTTTTGTGTGTACACCATGATTAGTTTAAATTCTCCAGCTTTTTTATCTTTAAATAAATCGACAGAAGTAGCCAATAAGGTGAAAGATGCTGATGATATCCAGGTGAGTAATCATCAACAATGGAATCATAAAGGTGGATGGAAGAATGTGTTAAACAATTTTCGTTTACTGATTCAACCAATTATGATGTTATGGATTATTTTTCCCTGGTTAGATATTTTGCCTAATAGTAAATTATTGCTGGGATTGAATCAGCTAATTAGTGAAATTAATCAATATCAATTCTTTTTTAATTCTGGATAA
- a CDS encoding SPOR domain-containing protein, with protein MESAKARKIVPGAFLGRFPQGTRIQMGAFKIEAKANAFANQLRQQGMSASIYIP; from the coding sequence GTGGAGAGCGCAAAAGCTAGGAAAATTGTTCCTGGTGCTTTTTTGGGTCGATTCCCACAAGGTACGAGAATTCAGATGGGAGCCTTCAAAATTGAAGCCAAGGCAAACGCTTTTGCTAACCAACTACGTCAACAGGGAATGTCTGCTTCAATCTATATCCCTTAA
- a CDS encoding TenA family transcriptional regulator has translation MQDFLEYMRTLQVPQELDRPTQAQSPNCFSIATIQSLGSPQQIPHYARNHALLQHPWLLSFQNLPLRHTHLEDLPTTEQKLGVLVADHPRLSCLIRETGVSRNLETWLKQRYLISWCFPNWLTAVASKLPTPQTRIPLLKNLYEEHGLSGKSGHSKPHPQMWQQLFEELSVIGVGQSIPLPKSSQELLPGTQRYLQIYTTACFQYPAAFGLGILAFTESILPYENQLILAGLKKLGISTKGQEFFAVHCDCDQDHAEEILDVIEQTANSPQTLWQVWQGVAMAVRARQGFYDDLHRELVLLGQDTVQSSKG, from the coding sequence ATGCAAGACTTTCTAGAATATATGCGGACTCTACAGGTCCCCCAGGAGTTAGATAGACCCACCCAAGCCCAATCACCCAACTGCTTTTCCATCGCTACCATCCAAAGTCTAGGGTCTCCCCAGCAAATTCCCCATTATGCCCGAAATCATGCTCTACTCCAGCATCCCTGGTTGCTGAGTTTCCAAAATCTACCCTTAAGGCACACTCACCTAGAGGATTTACCCACTACTGAGCAAAAATTAGGAGTCTTAGTGGCTGATCATCCCCGATTATCCTGTTTAATCAGGGAAACTGGCGTAAGTCGTAACCTAGAAACTTGGCTCAAGCAGCGTTATCTGATTAGTTGGTGCTTCCCCAATTGGCTGACTGCTGTTGCTTCTAAGCTACCTACACCCCAAACCCGAATCCCTTTATTAAAGAATCTGTATGAAGAACACGGATTATCGGGGAAATCTGGCCATAGCAAACCCCATCCTCAAATGTGGCAGCAGTTATTTGAAGAATTATCAGTGATAGGAGTAGGTCAGTCTATACCTCTACCAAAGTCATCACAAGAATTATTACCAGGAACCCAACGCTACCTGCAAATCTACACAACAGCTTGCTTCCAATACCCGGCTGCTTTTGGATTGGGGATACTGGCTTTCACGGAATCTATCCTACCCTATGAAAACCAACTGATTTTAGCAGGTCTGAAAAAACTGGGTATTTCCACCAAAGGACAAGAATTCTTTGCCGTTCACTGCGACTGTGATCAAGACCATGCTGAGGAAATTTTAGATGTGATTGAGCAGACCGCTAATTCTCCCCAAACCCTTTGGCAAGTATGGCAGGGCGTAGCAATGGCCGTTAGAGCTCGTCAGGGATTTTACGACGATTTGCATCGAGAATTGGTACTGCTGGGTCAAGACACTGTTCAATCCAGTAAAGGTTGA
- a CDS encoding AEC family transporter — protein MAIDKVIPLVLFIAIGYALKGKFQKPVAVGAIKTLIINALLPAALFLSTIKIDISQGLLSLPLFGLAINVFLLGIGWLLTGLVIPSKEKAKARSLILMFASLAPGLTVYPFTQEFLGEQGLALAGLVDVGNKCFVLIGLYALAIYLHQRSVDNAHINFSKFKTIGLTLIQEPANLALLLGLSIGALNLGKTLIPEIVLQALERLAACTTPMILFFVGISLKPKTLQLRKILLILLVRSAAGFWFSAAILILFKPDTLAETLLAVVLPQSGLSLWPLLYASQINMLDQEKHRRTHPTFDTEFALGLLTTSIPISIGVNLIIFSNSAFFISPSHLGLVGSILLLLFSMIKFCL, from the coding sequence TTGGCTATTGATAAAGTCATCCCCCTGGTGCTGTTTATTGCTATTGGTTATGCCCTGAAAGGGAAATTTCAAAAACCTGTAGCAGTTGGTGCTATTAAAACCTTAATTATCAATGCTTTACTTCCTGCCGCTCTATTCCTATCCACGATCAAAATTGATATAAGTCAAGGTTTACTGTCGCTACCGCTATTCGGACTTGCTATCAATGTCTTCTTGTTAGGAATTGGATGGTTATTAACAGGTTTAGTGATTCCTAGCAAAGAAAAAGCTAAAGCCCGGTCGTTGATATTGATGTTTGCGTCTTTAGCTCCTGGCTTAACTGTGTATCCGTTTACTCAGGAATTTTTAGGAGAGCAAGGACTAGCTCTAGCTGGATTAGTAGATGTAGGGAATAAATGTTTTGTGCTAATCGGTCTTTATGCTTTAGCGATCTATCTACACCAACGCAGTGTTGATAATGCCCACATCAATTTCAGCAAATTCAAAACCATTGGACTAACTCTGATCCAAGAACCAGCAAATTTGGCCTTGTTACTGGGTTTGTCCATAGGAGCATTAAATCTAGGTAAAACACTTATCCCAGAAATAGTCTTGCAGGCTCTGGAACGGTTAGCTGCTTGCACTACTCCCATGATTCTGTTTTTTGTAGGGATTTCTCTGAAGCCGAAAACCTTACAATTACGGAAAATTTTACTAATTTTACTGGTTCGCTCAGCAGCCGGATTCTGGTTTAGTGCAGCAATACTGATATTGTTTAAACCAGATACATTGGCAGAAACGTTACTAGCTGTAGTTTTACCCCAAAGCGGATTGAGTTTGTGGCCGTTGTTGTACGCTTCCCAGATTAATATGCTCGACCAAGAGAAACATCGGCGTACTCACCCAACATTTGATACGGAATTTGCTCTAGGATTACTGACCACTTCTATTCCGATATCGATTGGTGTAAATTTAATTATTTTTTCTAATAGCGCGTTTTTTATCTCTCCATCCCATCTGGGATTAGTCGGCAGTATCCTTTTGCTCCTGTTCAGTATGATTAAATTTTGCTTATAG
- the iscB gene encoding RNA-guided endonuclease IscB gives MRVFVLDKNKKPLDPCQPARARILLKQGRAKVFRRYPFTIIMRDLEELECVTHNHQIKLDPGSQTTGLAIIQEKVVVWGAELTHRGLQIRDGLTSRRKLRRSRRNRKTRYRQPRFLNRKRPDGWLAPSLMSRVYNILTWVKKLTRFCPITGISQELVRFDTQKMENPEISGTEYQQGTLYGYEVREYLLSKWNRKCAYCGVTDTQLELEHIKPKSKGGSDRVSNLAIACRKCNQIKGNQEIEQFLSGKPDVLKRILSQAKRPLVDAAAVNSTRWKLYNELKALGLPIETGSGGLTKYNRCRQNLPKTHWLDAANVGEVDTLYIESYQPLLISAKGHGTRQMCRTNKFGFPTRYVPRFKFVKGFQTGDIAKAVVTKGKKIGTYTGRIATRKTGSFNISTKHELVQGISHKYCSIVHRKDGYSYSF, from the coding sequence ATGCGAGTTTTTGTACTTGATAAAAACAAAAAACCTTTAGACCCATGCCAGCCTGCTAGAGCTAGAATCTTGCTCAAACAAGGAAGGGCTAAGGTCTTTAGGAGATACCCGTTCACAATCATTATGCGCGATTTGGAGGAATTGGAATGTGTAACACATAATCATCAGATCAAACTTGACCCTGGTTCTCAAACGACAGGTTTAGCAATTATTCAAGAAAAGGTGGTTGTTTGGGGTGCGGAACTAACCCACAGAGGTCTTCAAATTCGAGATGGTTTAACCTCACGTAGAAAGTTGAGACGTTCTCGTAGAAACCGCAAAACTCGTTATCGACAGCCACGGTTTCTTAACCGTAAACGTCCTGATGGGTGGTTAGCTCCCAGTCTAATGTCGAGAGTCTATAATATTCTCACATGGGTAAAAAAACTTACTCGATTTTGTCCGATAACTGGCATTTCTCAGGAATTAGTTAGGTTCGATACTCAGAAGATGGAAAACCCTGAGATTTCTGGCACAGAGTATCAGCAGGGCACACTCTACGGATATGAAGTTAGAGAATATCTACTTTCCAAATGGAATCGTAAATGTGCTTACTGTGGTGTCACCGATACTCAACTAGAGCTCGAACACATCAAACCTAAATCAAAGGGCGGTTCTGACCGAGTAAGTAACCTAGCAATTGCTTGTAGGAAGTGCAATCAAATCAAAGGTAATCAGGAAATCGAACAGTTTTTATCTGGTAAACCTGATGTTCTAAAGCGTATTCTTTCTCAAGCCAAACGACCTTTAGTCGATGCGGCAGCCGTCAACTCAACTCGATGGAAGTTGTATAACGAATTAAAAGCCTTAGGTTTGCCGATTGAAACAGGGTCAGGTGGATTAACTAAGTACAACCGATGTCGGCAGAACCTTCCAAAAACACACTGGTTAGATGCCGCGAATGTTGGAGAAGTCGATACTTTGTACATCGAAAGTTATCAGCCATTGTTGATTTCAGCTAAAGGACATGGTACTCGTCAGATGTGCAGAACGAACAAGTTTGGCTTTCCCACTCGTTATGTACCAAGGTTTAAGTTTGTCAAAGGGTTTCAGACTGGAGATATTGCCAAAGCCGTTGTAACCAAAGGCAAGAAAATTGGAACCTACACAGGTAGAATAGCTACTCGAAAAACCGGTTCATTCAATATCTCCACTAAACACGAACTGGTTCAAGGAATTAGTCATAAATATTGCAGCATTGTACACCGGAAAGATGGATACTCTTATAGTTTCTAA
- a CDS encoding helix-turn-helix domain-containing protein, with translation MNKSVCTTEAASLLGISSRRLRQLLNDGRVRGAYKSGKFWIIPLFNNLPQIIEKKRGPKGKWRTTRPPALAKINVNRNRIGSNNHKTPEERQPVISVKRSGDNLYGNQVEILGPCRIVYQPDKPLSCGARLWIETFSDIHFIGGSFPATA, from the coding sequence ATGAACAAGTCCGTTTGTACTACTGAAGCCGCTTCTCTCTTAGGTATTTCTTCTCGACGCTTACGCCAACTGCTGAATGATGGTCGCGTCCGGGGTGCTTATAAAAGCGGGAAATTCTGGATTATTCCCCTGTTCAACAATCTGCCCCAAATCATCGAGAAAAAGCGTGGACCAAAGGGCAAATGGCGTACTACTCGTCCTCCTGCTCTGGCCAAGATCAATGTGAACCGCAATCGCATTGGCAGCAACAATCACAAAACTCCCGAAGAGCGTCAGCCAGTGATTTCAGTAAAACGAAGCGGTGACAATCTATACGGCAATCAAGTCGAAATCCTCGGTCCTTGTCGGATTGTCTATCAGCCAGATAAGCCACTGAGTTGTGGCGCTCGTCTGTGGATCGAAACTTTCAGTGATATCCATTTTATTGGTGGCAGTTTTCCGGCCACTGCCTAA
- a CDS encoding protein kinase domain-containing protein: MLGKLLDGRYQVTQVLGSGGFGKTYLAKDTKRPGNPSCVVKQLMPPNGSQTFLDTARRLFSREAETLEKLGNHDQIPRLLAYFEEDHEFYLVQQFIEGHLLSQELSPGNRWQENQVIGLLQEVLSILEFVHRHGVIHRDIKPDNLIRRTADQKLVLVDFGAVKQVQTDLASAYRQTNHTVVVGTPGYMSSEQALGQPCPSSDIYALGIIGIQALTGMVPDQFHEDLKTGEINWQSMVSGSVGLSVGLANVLTKMVRYQVKDRYQSASQVLRDLQQLSASSKAYSINSPTYYSIHNIPTVEENFPPEPVSTPFSEQKTWDANADRGSTPNKPAAPSPLPPTKVDKSDNLSLIIGTGIALVTSSIAGMIYSVRSSSWSPPRIAQPIPPRSTPNRRSAPVVYEPPAPAAPGNCQVTGLSVNVRSEPNGSKVDQLNQGSSLVLTGSGQPGWVEISSPVTGWVFTKFTDCVSTVEPVVATAPKRNVPKRNVPRKRVYAQPKPVVRRAPSSPQTPQPTPAPPVVDNGSLILARAVQKYQAGNIKGAIAIAQDVLPSSAAFNGAQTKIDQWHNEWVSFERKFDKIQQAYEQGRWVDVLNYAKNSNLPPRGYWRQKLNRIMAEARQQQAKVEAKRKQLAVQNQIGSRAKQEIQNNSQPAPRPVSIAAPLPKQPVVTRNKTTAPPPSQSTLIKYYVILNDGTSSGLAKARKIVPGAFLGRFPQGTRIQMGAFKNEAKANAFANQLRQQGMSASIYRP; the protein is encoded by the coding sequence ATGTTAGGCAAGTTACTGGACGGGCGTTACCAAGTGACTCAAGTCCTCGGTTCCGGGGGATTTGGCAAAACCTATTTAGCCAAGGACACGAAGCGTCCAGGTAACCCAAGCTGTGTTGTTAAGCAACTAATGCCTCCCAATGGCTCTCAGACATTTTTAGACACTGCTCGACGGCTATTTAGCAGGGAGGCTGAAACCCTAGAAAAGCTGGGCAATCATGACCAAATTCCTCGACTACTTGCCTACTTTGAAGAAGACCATGAGTTTTACTTGGTGCAACAGTTCATCGAAGGGCATCTATTGAGCCAAGAGTTGTCTCCTGGTAACCGCTGGCAGGAAAACCAGGTGATTGGGCTATTGCAAGAAGTTTTAAGTATTTTGGAATTTGTCCACCGTCACGGTGTGATTCATCGCGATATTAAGCCCGATAACCTGATCCGACGCACGGCAGATCAAAAGTTAGTGTTGGTGGACTTTGGTGCAGTTAAGCAAGTTCAAACTGATTTGGCTAGTGCCTATAGACAAACTAACCATACTGTGGTAGTAGGCACTCCCGGCTATATGTCCAGTGAGCAGGCTTTGGGTCAGCCCTGTCCAAGCAGTGATATTTATGCCCTAGGGATTATTGGGATTCAGGCACTAACAGGAATGGTGCCAGATCAGTTTCACGAAGACCTTAAAACTGGTGAAATTAACTGGCAATCTATGGTGTCAGGGAGTGTAGGATTAAGTGTAGGATTGGCGAATGTCCTTACCAAAATGGTTCGCTACCAAGTCAAAGACCGTTACCAGTCAGCATCCCAGGTTTTACGAGACTTACAGCAATTGAGTGCTAGTTCAAAAGCGTACTCCATCAATTCCCCAACCTACTACTCAATTCACAATATCCCTACAGTAGAAGAAAACTTCCCACCAGAGCCAGTATCAACCCCGTTCTCAGAGCAAAAAACTTGGGATGCAAATGCCGATAGAGGTTCTACTCCAAATAAACCAGCAGCACCTTCTCCGTTGCCTCCAACTAAGGTAGATAAATCAGATAATTTGTCTTTGATCATTGGCACTGGTATTGCCTTAGTTACTTCTTCGATAGCTGGTATGATCTACTCGGTGCGTTCTAGCTCTTGGTCACCACCTAGAATAGCGCAACCAATTCCTCCTAGGAGTACACCCAATCGCCGTTCAGCTCCGGTAGTATATGAGCCACCAGCCCCAGCTGCCCCAGGTAATTGCCAGGTCACAGGTTTGAGTGTGAATGTGCGCTCCGAGCCTAACGGATCAAAAGTAGATCAGCTCAATCAGGGAAGCAGTCTGGTTCTAACTGGTAGTGGACAACCTGGCTGGGTAGAAATTAGTTCACCGGTTACCGGGTGGGTGTTTACAAAATTTACTGACTGTGTATCAACGGTTGAGCCAGTGGTGGCAACGGCTCCCAAGAGAAACGTTCCTAAGAGAAACGTTCCGAGGAAAAGAGTATACGCACAACCAAAACCTGTGGTCAGGAGGGCTCCATCGTCACCACAGACCCCTCAGCCAACACCAGCACCACCGGTTGTTGATAATGGGTCACTAATTTTGGCAAGAGCTGTACAAAAGTATCAGGCAGGAAATATCAAAGGGGCAATTGCGATCGCACAAGATGTGTTGCCTAGTAGTGCTGCTTTCAATGGTGCCCAAACCAAAATTGACCAATGGCACAACGAATGGGTATCCTTTGAACGCAAATTTGATAAGATTCAACAAGCCTATGAACAGGGTCGGTGGGTTGATGTGTTGAACTATGCTAAGAACAGCAATTTGCCACCAAGAGGCTATTGGCGTCAGAAGTTAAATCGAATCATGGCTGAAGCTCGGCAGCAACAAGCTAAAGTGGAAGCTAAACGAAAGCAACTCGCTGTACAGAATCAAATTGGTTCTAGAGCAAAGCAAGAAATTCAAAACAATTCACAGCCTGCTCCAAGACCGGTTTCTATTGCCGCACCATTGCCTAAACAGCCAGTGGTTACCCGAAATAAAACTACTGCACCACCACCGTCTCAATCTACATTAATCAAATATTACGTGATACTCAACGACGGGACTTCTAGTGGTTTAGCAAAAGCTAGGAAAATTGTACCTGGTGCTTTTTTGGGTCGATTCCCACAAGGTACGAGAATACAGATGGGAGCATTCAAAAATGAAGCCAAGGCCAATGCTTTTGCTAACCAACTACGTCAACAGGGAATGTCTGCTTCAATCTATAGACCTTAA